In the Mycobacteriales bacterium genome, one interval contains:
- the cobI gene encoding precorrin-2 C(20)-methyltransferase, translating into MNGSRLVGVGVGPGDPDLLTVKALRVLREADVVFVPVADTGELGRAERTVRAHLDRPVERLTFALNDVAPREAAWDAAGAAVAGALRESGTVAFATIGDPAVYSTFSYLARTVRELVPDVEVTTVPGITAMQDLAARSGTVLVEGSESLLLLPLTAGIEEFRDALGRHDAIVAYKGGRVLADVLTAIEAAGRLDGAVYGAALGLIDEDIRPARDLLGAGPAPYLSTVIVPPARTSRGGRL; encoded by the coding sequence ATGAACGGCAGCCGCCTGGTCGGCGTCGGCGTCGGGCCCGGCGACCCCGACCTGCTGACCGTCAAAGCGCTGCGCGTACTGCGCGAGGCCGACGTGGTGTTCGTTCCGGTGGCCGACACCGGAGAGCTCGGACGCGCCGAACGTACCGTGCGCGCGCACCTCGACCGGCCCGTCGAAAGGCTCACATTCGCCTTGAACGACGTGGCTCCCCGCGAAGCCGCGTGGGACGCCGCCGGCGCCGCGGTGGCCGGGGCACTGCGCGAGAGCGGCACGGTCGCGTTCGCCACCATCGGCGACCCGGCTGTCTACTCCACCTTTAGCTATCTCGCGCGGACCGTGCGCGAGTTGGTCCCCGACGTCGAGGTCACCACCGTGCCCGGCATCACCGCCATGCAGGACCTCGCGGCCCGCAGCGGCACCGTTCTCGTCGAAGGCAGCGAGAGTCTGCTGCTACTGCCACTGACCGCAGGCATCGAGGAGTTCCGGGACGCACTCGGTCGGCACGACGCCATCGTCGCCTACAAAGGCGGCCGGGTGCTCGCCGACGTGCTCACCGCCATCGAGGCCGCCGGACGCCTCGACGGCGCCGTCTACGGCGCCGCCCTCGGCTTGATCGACGAGGACATCCGGCCGGCCCGGGACCTGCTCGGTGCCGGCCCCGCTCCCTACCTGTCGACGGTCATCGTGCCACCGGCCCGCACTTCCCGCGGTGGGCGGCTGTGA
- a CDS encoding cobyric acid synthase, with the protein MSGALLVAGTTSDAGKSVVTAGLCRWLSRQGVRVAPFKAQNMSLNSFVTLDGGEIGRAQAMQAAAAGVEPRAAMNPVLLKPGGERHSQVVVLGQPVAEVDAMSYRNLKPALLEIVLEALSELRRLYDVVICEGAGSPAEINLRDRDIANMGLARAADLPVLVVGDIDRGGLFAALYGTLALLEPADQRLVAGFVVNKFRGDPALLAPGVDMLTALTGRPTLGVLPWRGGLWLDVEDSLDLDSRQTEQAPPIDRDVLRVAVVRLPRMSNFTDVDALAVEPGVSVRFVTSPAEVADADLVVLPGSRATVSDLRWLHDRGLAVAITARAERGRPVLGICGGYQILGEQIVDHIESGAGTVAGLTLLPARTVFAADKTLARPVGTAPGYDDAPVTGYEIRHGRTTAYGGDPMFQTAGEAEGCRLDAVWGTSWHGVLESDGFRRALLADVAARTGRHWVAGTGRFADVRQARLDALGDLVADHLDTGAVWRLLTDGPPTDLPVLSGAPAVPAGAAT; encoded by the coding sequence GTGAGCGGCGCGCTGCTCGTCGCTGGCACGACGTCGGACGCCGGCAAGAGCGTGGTGACCGCCGGGTTGTGCCGCTGGCTGTCCCGCCAAGGCGTGCGCGTCGCACCGTTCAAAGCGCAGAACATGTCGCTGAACTCCTTCGTCACGCTCGACGGTGGCGAGATCGGCCGGGCGCAGGCGATGCAGGCCGCGGCAGCCGGGGTCGAACCGCGGGCGGCGATGAACCCGGTGCTGCTCAAACCGGGTGGGGAGCGGCACAGCCAGGTCGTCGTGCTCGGCCAACCCGTCGCTGAGGTCGACGCGATGAGCTACCGGAATCTCAAACCCGCCCTCCTCGAAATCGTCCTGGAGGCCCTGTCCGAACTACGCCGTCTTTACGACGTGGTCATCTGCGAAGGTGCAGGTAGCCCCGCGGAGATAAACCTGCGGGACCGCGACATCGCGAACATGGGACTCGCCCGGGCCGCCGACCTGCCCGTCCTGGTCGTCGGCGACATCGACCGCGGCGGCCTTTTCGCCGCGCTCTACGGCACCCTCGCACTCCTCGAGCCGGCGGACCAGCGGCTCGTCGCCGGGTTCGTCGTGAACAAGTTCCGCGGCGATCCGGCCTTGCTCGCCCCCGGCGTCGACATGCTCACCGCGCTGACCGGACGTCCCACCCTCGGGGTCCTGCCGTGGCGTGGCGGGCTGTGGCTCGACGTCGAGGACTCCCTCGACCTCGACAGCCGGCAGACCGAACAGGCGCCCCCGATCGACCGTGACGTGCTTCGCGTCGCGGTGGTGCGTCTCCCGCGGATGTCGAACTTCACCGACGTCGACGCGCTCGCCGTCGAACCCGGCGTCAGCGTCCGGTTCGTCACCAGCCCGGCCGAGGTGGCCGACGCCGACCTTGTCGTCCTTCCGGGTAGCCGCGCCACGGTCAGCGACCTGCGGTGGCTGCACGATCGCGGGCTGGCGGTGGCGATCACCGCCCGCGCGGAGCGTGGCCGACCGGTGCTTGGCATCTGCGGCGGCTACCAGATCCTCGGCGAGCAGATCGTCGACCACATCGAAAGCGGCGCCGGGACCGTCGCCGGGCTCACCCTGCTGCCAGCCCGCACCGTCTTCGCGGCGGACAAGACCTTGGCCCGGCCGGTCGGCACCGCCCCGGGCTACGACGACGCCCCGGTGACCGGCTACGAGATCCGCCACGGGCGCACGACCGCGTACGGGGGCGACCCGATGTTCCAGACCGCCGGCGAAGCGGAGGGCTGCCGGCTCGACGCGGTGTGGGGCACCTCGTGGCACGGCGTGCTGGAAAGCGACGGGTTCCGGCGCGCCCTCCTCGCCGACGTGGCAGCCCGCACCGGTCGGCACTGGGTGGCCGGCACCGGCCGGTTCGCCGACGTCCGGCAGGCACGGCTCGACGCCCTCGGCGATCTCGTCGCCGACCACCTCGACACCGGTGCGGTCTGGCGGCTCCTCACCGATGGGCCCCCGACCGACTTGCCCGTCCTATCCGGGGCACCGGCCGTCCCCGCGGGCGCGGCTACGTGA
- a CDS encoding cobalamin biosynthesis protein produces the protein MATDVRSGRRDLAGAGGLVLGMAVDALLADPARGHPVAWFGRAASRLEAGLWRPDIRAGVLHTATCVGVVVGLAALMERVVPRGRIAVMAAGTWVAVGATSLGREARAIGAQIRDGDLPAARAALPALCGRDPRALDDVGVLRGVLESVAENTSDAVVGPLVYGALAGLPGLLGYRAVNTLDAMIGHRSERYQAFGAAAARLDDVANWVPARLTAALTVVLAPLVGGRPGQAWRTWLRDADAHPSPNAGRPEAAFAGALGVRLGGTISYPYGVQDRRWLGDGRTPTCADVEAAVRLSRLVGLAAVLLAALTRGGWRR, from the coding sequence GTGGCCACTGATGTGCGTTCCGGCCGGCGCGACCTGGCCGGCGCCGGCGGTCTGGTGCTCGGGATGGCGGTCGACGCCCTGCTCGCCGACCCCGCGCGGGGCCACCCGGTGGCTTGGTTCGGTCGCGCCGCCAGCCGCCTCGAAGCAGGGCTGTGGCGACCGGATATTCGCGCGGGCGTGTTGCACACGGCCACCTGCGTCGGCGTCGTCGTCGGGCTCGCTGCGCTCATGGAGCGCGTCGTACCGCGTGGCCGGATCGCCGTCATGGCCGCCGGCACTTGGGTCGCCGTCGGCGCGACCTCGCTCGGCCGCGAAGCCCGCGCGATCGGTGCCCAGATCCGCGACGGCGACCTGCCGGCGGCCCGGGCGGCGCTGCCGGCGCTCTGCGGGCGTGACCCGAGGGCGCTCGACGACGTGGGTGTGCTCCGAGGGGTGCTGGAATCGGTCGCCGAGAACACCAGCGACGCGGTCGTCGGCCCGCTGGTCTACGGCGCGCTCGCCGGACTGCCCGGACTGCTCGGGTACCGGGCGGTCAACACCCTGGACGCCATGATCGGCCATCGCAGCGAGCGCTACCAGGCGTTCGGCGCCGCGGCCGCCCGACTCGACGACGTCGCGAACTGGGTCCCGGCCCGGCTGACGGCCGCACTGACCGTCGTCCTCGCCCCGCTCGTCGGCGGCCGACCGGGACAGGCCTGGCGGACCTGGCTCCGTGATGCCGACGCCCACCCGAGTCCGAACGCGGGCCGGCCCGAGGCGGCGTTCGCCGGCGCCCTCGGCGTCCGGCTTGGCGGTACCATCAGCTACCCCTACGGGGTCCAGGACCGGCGCTGGCTTGGCGACGGCCGCACGCCCACGTGTGCCGATGTCGAGGCAGCCGTGCGGCTCTCCCGGCTGGTCGGGCTGGCGGCGGTGCTGCTGGCTGCGCTGACGCGGGGCGGGTGGCGGCGGTGA
- a CDS encoding magnesium chelatase subunit D family protein → MDDLKLALVLNAVSPDIGGVLLRGEKGTAKSTVVRGLTTLLPPVAVVAGCRFSCDPAGADPDCPDGPHPDDVAASTRPARLVELPVGASEDRVVGSLDLERALTQGVAAFEPGLLAAAHRGVLYVDEVNLLHDHLVDLLLDAAALGTSYVERDGISVRHAARFLLVGTMNPEEGELRPQLLDRFGLTVDVTASRDPNDRAEVVRRRMAHDADPIGFAAAWRDADTALAGRIEQARRQLARVVLSDAALRQVTAVCAAFDVDGLRADLVTARAAVALAAWSGRDHVSADDVRTAARLALPHRRRRDPFDAPGLDGEQLDRALAAADDLPPEDEPPTPDGGGGGSPPTTGHEAPAGDGPPPAGDGSPPAGDGPDRAPVPAAAPFRARLLQVPGLGEGGAGRRSRARTEAGRTVAARPPEGRLARLHLIATLRAAAPHQLQRGRRGTPLLVRPVDLREPVCEGRESNLVLFCVDASGSMAAHQRMRAVKGAVLSLLGDAYQRRDKVGLVSFRGTVATVLLAPTSSIEVAAARLDALPTGGRTPLSAGLLRSADVLRVEKLRDPRRRPLLVVVTDGRHTSGADPVCVAPLLRGVATVVVDCESGPVRLGLAPRLAAALGGVALRLDGLTAGRLAGLVRDVRSAA, encoded by the coding sequence ATGGACGACCTCAAGCTCGCCCTGGTGCTCAACGCTGTGTCCCCGGACATCGGCGGGGTGCTGTTGCGCGGCGAGAAGGGCACCGCCAAGTCCACCGTGGTCCGCGGACTGACCACCCTGCTGCCTCCGGTCGCCGTCGTGGCCGGCTGCCGGTTCTCCTGCGACCCCGCCGGGGCCGACCCGGACTGCCCCGACGGGCCGCACCCGGACGACGTCGCGGCCTCGACCAGGCCGGCCCGACTCGTCGAGCTGCCCGTCGGCGCGAGCGAGGACCGGGTGGTCGGTTCCCTCGACCTCGAACGCGCGCTCACCCAGGGGGTGGCCGCATTCGAGCCGGGTCTGCTGGCCGCCGCCCACCGCGGCGTGCTCTACGTCGACGAGGTGAACCTGCTGCACGACCATCTCGTCGACCTGCTACTCGACGCCGCGGCGCTCGGCACGTCGTATGTCGAACGCGACGGAATCTCGGTGCGCCACGCCGCCCGGTTCCTGCTGGTGGGCACGATGAACCCGGAAGAGGGGGAACTGCGTCCGCAGCTGCTGGACCGTTTCGGGCTCACCGTCGACGTCACCGCGTCCCGCGACCCGAACGACCGGGCCGAGGTGGTCCGCCGGCGGATGGCGCACGACGCCGATCCGATCGGCTTCGCCGCCGCGTGGCGGGACGCCGACACCGCCCTCGCCGGCCGCATCGAGCAAGCCCGCCGGCAGCTGGCGAGAGTTGTCCTCTCCGACGCCGCGTTGCGTCAGGTCACCGCGGTGTGCGCGGCCTTCGACGTGGACGGACTGCGCGCCGACCTCGTCACGGCACGGGCGGCCGTGGCACTCGCCGCCTGGTCGGGCCGCGACCACGTCAGCGCCGACGATGTGCGCACCGCCGCCCGACTCGCGCTGCCTCACCGTCGCCGCCGCGACCCCTTCGACGCGCCGGGCCTCGACGGCGAACAGCTCGACCGGGCCCTCGCCGCAGCCGACGACCTGCCGCCGGAGGACGAGCCGCCCACACCCGACGGTGGCGGCGGCGGAAGCCCGCCCACGACAGGGCACGAGGCGCCGGCGGGCGACGGCCCGCCACCGGCCGGCGACGGCTCGCCACCGGCCGGCGACGGCCCGGATCGGGCGCCGGTGCCGGCTGCCGCGCCGTTCCGCGCCCGGCTGCTGCAAGTTCCCGGCCTCGGCGAGGGTGGCGCCGGCCGGCGCTCCCGCGCCCGCACCGAAGCCGGCCGCACCGTGGCGGCGCGCCCGCCGGAGGGCCGCCTGGCCCGACTGCACCTGATCGCCACCCTGCGGGCCGCCGCGCCCCATCAACTCCAGCGGGGCCGCCGCGGCACGCCGCTCCTGGTGCGCCCGGTCGACCTGCGCGAACCGGTCTGCGAGGGTCGGGAGAGCAACCTGGTCCTGTTCTGCGTCGACGCCAGCGGCTCGATGGCTGCCCACCAGCGGATGCGCGCGGTCAAGGGGGCGGTCCTCTCGCTGCTGGGCGACGCCTACCAGCGGCGGGACAAGGTCGGGCTCGTCAGCTTCCGAGGCACCGTTGCCACCGTCCTGCTCGCGCCGACGTCCAGCATCGAGGTGGCCGCGGCCCGGCTCGACGCGCTGCCGACCGGCGGCCGCACGCCGCTCTCCGCCGGACTGCTCCGCTCGGCGGACGTGTTGCGGGTGGAGAAGCTGCGTGACCCCCGACGCCGTCCCCTGCTCGTCGTCGTCACCGACGGCCGGCATACCAGCGGAGCCGACCCGGTCTGCGTCGCGCCGCTGCTGCGCGGCGTCGCGACCGTCGTCGTCGACTGCGAGTCCGGGCCGGTCCGGCTCGGACTCGCCCCCCGGCTCGCCGCTGCCCTCGGCGGCGTCGCTCTCCGCCTCGACGGGCTCACCGCCGGGCGGCTCGCCGGTCTCGTCCGCGACGTGAGGAGCGCTGCCTGA
- the cobN gene encoding cobaltochelatase subunit CobN: MLLLSTADTDLLAARASGAPWRVANPARTVPADLDDLLDGVDVTVVRLLGGRTSWPEGLDALLARATPAVVLGGEAEPDALLMATSTVPAGVATEALRYLEEGGPANLAELHRFLSDTVLLTGLGFAPPVPMPAHGIRSGRARRGGRPAIGVVYYRAHELSGNVGFVDTLCDAVEAAGGDAVPIFCGSLRGRDRALWDLFAELDALVVTVLAAGGAHAAGAGDTDETWDVGALAALDVPVLQGLCLTSSRNAWSGGTTGISPLDAAMQVAIPEFDGRLITVPFSFKETGPDGVPVYVADPERAARIAGLALAHARLRHVPNAEKRLAVVLSSYPTKHARVGNAVGLDTPASAVVVLRALRDAGYDLGDGFPEDGDELVHRLIAAGGHDVEWLTADQLAAAPARVPLESYREWFAALPAALARRVLEHWGEPPGTLYVEGGDIVVAALRFGNVVLAIQPPRGFGENPIAIYHDPDLPPSHHYLAVYWWLARSFGAHAIVHLGKHGTLEWLPGKGLGLSSSCAPDATLGDLPLVYPFIVNDPGEGTQAKRRGHATIVDHLVPPMARAESYGDLAKLEQLLDEHAAVAALDPAKLPAVRAQIWTLVQAAQLHHDLHVDERPGDEAFDDFLLHVDGWLCEIKDAQIRDGLHVLGQPPVGEARVNLVLAILRARQLWGGAHGALPGLREALGLAEGKAARGDVDRVEGHARALVQRMEDTGWDPRVADEIPGDPAVAATLRFAAVEVVPRLARTTDELANLLRALDGRYVAAGPSGSPTRGLVNVLPTGRNFYSVDPKAIPSRLAWDTGQALADSLLERHRADTGDWPRSVGLTVWGTSAMRTQGDDIAEVLALVGCRPTWDEQSRRVTGFQPVPLEELGRPRIDVTVRISGFFRDAFPHVVALLDDAICRVAALDEPAEANFVRAHVLADVAGHGDWRRATTRVFGSKPGAYGAGLLPLVDARNWRSDADLAEVYAVWGGYAYGNGLDGRDARLDMETAYRRIQVAAKNQDTREHDIVDSDDYFQYHGGMVAMVRHLTGANPAAYIGDSHAPDRVRTRSLAEETHRVFRSRVVNPRWIAAMQRHGYKGAFEMAATVDYLFGYDATAGVVDDWMYESLAASYVLDPQVRAFMTKSNPWALRGISERLLEAADRGMWAEPRAETLADLRATYLELEGDLEGAS; this comes from the coding sequence ATGCTTCTGCTGTCCACCGCGGACACCGATCTGCTCGCCGCCCGGGCGAGCGGCGCGCCATGGCGAGTGGCCAACCCCGCCCGGACCGTTCCAGCGGATCTCGACGATCTGCTCGACGGGGTGGACGTCACCGTGGTTCGCCTGCTGGGCGGGCGCACCTCATGGCCGGAGGGCCTCGACGCGCTGCTGGCCCGAGCTACACCCGCGGTCGTGCTCGGGGGTGAGGCAGAGCCGGACGCCTTGCTGATGGCGACCTCGACCGTGCCGGCCGGGGTGGCCACCGAAGCCTTGCGCTACCTGGAGGAGGGTGGGCCGGCCAACCTGGCGGAGCTGCACCGGTTCCTGTCCGACACGGTGCTGCTCACCGGACTCGGGTTCGCCCCGCCGGTGCCGATGCCGGCGCACGGCATCCGCTCCGGCCGGGCCCGCCGCGGCGGGCGGCCGGCTATCGGCGTCGTCTACTACCGGGCCCATGAGCTGTCCGGCAACGTCGGATTCGTCGACACCCTCTGCGATGCGGTCGAGGCGGCCGGGGGCGACGCCGTCCCCATCTTCTGCGGCTCGCTGCGGGGCCGCGACCGCGCACTGTGGGACCTGTTCGCCGAACTCGACGCGCTCGTGGTCACCGTGCTCGCCGCCGGCGGAGCGCACGCGGCCGGTGCCGGAGACACCGACGAAACGTGGGACGTCGGTGCCTTGGCCGCGCTCGACGTTCCGGTCCTGCAGGGTTTGTGCCTCACCTCGTCACGCAACGCCTGGTCCGGTGGCACCACCGGCATCTCCCCGCTCGACGCGGCGATGCAGGTGGCCATCCCGGAATTCGACGGCCGGCTGATCACCGTGCCCTTCTCGTTCAAGGAAACCGGCCCCGACGGCGTCCCTGTCTACGTCGCCGACCCCGAACGGGCCGCCCGGATCGCGGGCCTGGCGCTCGCCCATGCCCGGCTGCGCCATGTTCCGAACGCCGAGAAGCGGCTCGCCGTGGTGCTCTCCTCCTACCCGACCAAGCACGCGCGGGTCGGCAATGCGGTCGGCCTGGACACCCCAGCCTCGGCGGTGGTCGTCCTGCGCGCGTTGCGAGACGCCGGCTACGACCTCGGTGACGGGTTCCCCGAGGACGGTGACGAACTCGTGCACCGGCTCATCGCCGCCGGAGGCCATGACGTCGAGTGGCTCACCGCAGACCAGCTCGCGGCGGCGCCGGCCCGGGTCCCACTGGAGAGTTACCGCGAATGGTTCGCCGCGCTGCCGGCCGCCCTCGCCCGGCGGGTCCTGGAGCACTGGGGGGAACCGCCCGGCACCCTCTACGTAGAGGGCGGCGACATCGTCGTCGCCGCGCTGCGATTCGGCAACGTCGTGCTCGCCATCCAGCCGCCGCGCGGTTTCGGTGAGAACCCGATCGCGATCTACCACGACCCGGACCTGCCGCCCAGTCACCATTACCTCGCCGTCTACTGGTGGCTGGCACGCAGCTTCGGCGCCCACGCCATCGTGCACCTCGGCAAACACGGCACCCTTGAGTGGCTCCCAGGCAAAGGCCTGGGCCTGTCCTCGTCCTGCGCACCGGACGCCACCCTGGGCGACCTGCCGCTGGTCTATCCGTTCATCGTCAACGACCCGGGTGAGGGCACCCAGGCGAAACGGCGCGGCCACGCGACGATCGTCGACCACCTCGTGCCGCCGATGGCGCGGGCCGAGTCCTACGGAGACCTCGCCAAGCTCGAGCAGCTGCTCGACGAGCATGCCGCCGTAGCCGCCCTCGACCCGGCGAAGCTGCCCGCCGTGCGCGCCCAGATCTGGACGCTCGTCCAGGCCGCGCAGCTCCACCATGACCTGCACGTCGACGAACGGCCGGGCGACGAGGCCTTCGACGACTTCCTGTTGCACGTCGATGGCTGGCTGTGCGAGATCAAGGACGCGCAGATCCGCGACGGCCTGCACGTTCTCGGTCAGCCACCTGTCGGCGAGGCACGGGTCAACCTCGTGCTCGCGATCCTGCGCGCCCGCCAGCTCTGGGGGGGTGCGCACGGCGCGCTCCCGGGGTTGCGGGAGGCCCTCGGCCTGGCCGAAGGCAAGGCCGCCCGCGGCGACGTCGACCGGGTCGAGGGCCACGCGCGGGCGCTGGTCCAGCGGATGGAGGACACCGGCTGGGACCCGCGGGTCGCCGACGAGATCCCGGGCGACCCGGCGGTGGCCGCAACGCTGCGCTTCGCCGCCGTCGAGGTGGTGCCGCGTCTGGCCCGGACCACCGACGAGCTGGCTAACCTGCTGCGCGCGTTGGACGGCAGGTACGTGGCCGCCGGCCCGTCCGGCTCGCCCACCCGCGGCCTGGTCAACGTGCTGCCGACCGGGCGCAACTTCTACTCGGTCGACCCCAAGGCAATCCCCAGCCGGCTGGCCTGGGACACCGGGCAGGCCCTCGCCGACTCGTTGCTGGAGCGGCATCGTGCCGACACCGGAGACTGGCCGCGCTCGGTCGGGCTCACGGTGTGGGGGACCAGCGCCATGCGCACCCAGGGGGACGACATCGCGGAGGTGCTCGCGCTGGTTGGCTGCCGGCCGACGTGGGACGAGCAGTCCCGGCGGGTCACCGGTTTCCAACCTGTGCCGCTCGAGGAGCTCGGACGGCCGCGGATCGACGTGACGGTCCGCATCTCCGGATTCTTCCGGGACGCGTTCCCGCACGTCGTGGCGCTGCTCGACGACGCGATCTGCCGGGTAGCCGCCCTCGACGAGCCGGCCGAGGCCAACTTCGTCCGCGCCCATGTGCTCGCCGACGTGGCCGGCCACGGCGACTGGCGGCGGGCCACCACCCGCGTCTTCGGCTCCAAACCCGGCGCGTACGGGGCCGGTTTGCTGCCGCTCGTCGACGCCCGCAACTGGCGGAGCGACGCCGACCTCGCCGAGGTGTACGCGGTGTGGGGCGGCTACGCCTACGGCAACGGATTGGACGGACGCGACGCCCGGCTCGACATGGAAACCGCATATCGCCGGATCCAGGTCGCGGCGAAGAACCAGGACACCCGCGAACACGACATCGTCGACTCCGACGACTACTTCCAGTACCACGGCGGAATGGTGGCGATGGTGCGCCATCTCACCGGCGCGAACCCGGCGGCCTACATCGGCGACTCGCACGCGCCGGACCGGGTTCGCACTCGTAGCCTCGCGGAGGAAACCCACCGGGTGTTCCGCTCCCGGGTGGTCAACCCGCGGTGGATCGCCGCCATGCAACGGCACGGATACAAGGGTGCTTTCGAGATGGCCGCGACCGTCGACTATCTGTTCGGCTACGACGCGACGGCTGGTGTGGTCGATGACTGGATGTACGAGTCGCTGGCCGCTTCCTACGTCCTCGACCCGCAGGTGCGCGCGTTCATGACCAAGAGCAATCCGTGGGCGTTACGCGGGATCAGCGAACGGCTGCTGGAAGCCGCCGACCGGGGCATGTGGGCCGAGCCGCGGGCGGAGACCCTTGCCGATCTGCGCGCCACCTACCTCGAGCTCGAAGGTGATCTGGAGGGCGCGTCGTGA
- a CDS encoding cobyrinate a,c-diamide synthase produces MVSLPRLVVAAASSGAGKTTVATGLMAALTARGLRVSGHKVGPDYIDPSHHAVATGRPGRNLDPFLVGEALIGPLFLHGARGADIAVVEGVMGLFDGRGATDEASTAHLARLLDAPVVMVVDASAQSRSVAALVHGFTTFDLRVRIAGVILNRVASPRHEQLLREALAGSGVPVLGALHRDPALSTPSRHLGLVPAPERMRETQATVHRLAAAVAAAVDLEAVLTVARLAPPLAATPWSPHDAVGKPTVGRPVVAVAGGAAFTFSYTETSELLTAAGADVVTVDPLRDEALPERTRALVLGGGFPEVHAADLTANAGLRAAVAALAASGGRVHAECAGLLYLTRELDGHPMCGVLSARARMTDRLTIGYREVTGPDGVVVRGHEFHRTACDPPAGPRPAWRLADGRAEGFRDSGVVASYLHVHPAGSPRLAAALVGAA; encoded by the coding sequence ATGGTGAGCCTGCCCCGCCTGGTCGTCGCCGCGGCCTCCTCCGGAGCCGGCAAGACCACCGTGGCCACGGGCCTGATGGCCGCCCTGACCGCGCGCGGCCTGCGGGTGTCCGGCCACAAGGTCGGTCCGGACTACATCGACCCGAGCCATCATGCGGTCGCAACCGGCCGACCCGGCCGCAATCTCGATCCGTTCCTCGTCGGCGAGGCGCTGATCGGCCCGCTGTTCCTGCATGGCGCCCGCGGCGCCGACATCGCCGTCGTCGAGGGCGTGATGGGCCTGTTCGACGGCCGCGGCGCCACCGACGAAGCGTCCACCGCGCACCTCGCCCGGCTCCTCGACGCCCCCGTCGTCATGGTGGTCGACGCCTCGGCACAGTCTCGGTCCGTGGCGGCACTCGTGCACGGGTTCACCACCTTCGACCTCCGGGTGCGCATCGCCGGAGTCATCCTCAACCGGGTGGCATCGCCGCGCCACGAACAGCTGCTCCGCGAGGCGCTCGCCGGCTCCGGCGTGCCGGTCCTCGGTGCGCTGCACCGGGATCCCGCGCTGAGCACCCCGTCGCGGCACCTGGGCCTGGTCCCGGCCCCGGAGCGGATGCGCGAGACCCAGGCCACCGTGCACCGCCTCGCCGCCGCCGTCGCCGCCGCCGTCGACCTCGAAGCGGTCCTCACCGTCGCCCGCCTCGCGCCGCCACTGGCCGCCACCCCCTGGTCGCCGCACGACGCCGTGGGCAAACCCACAGTGGGGCGGCCGGTCGTCGCCGTCGCCGGTGGCGCTGCCTTCACCTTCTCCTACACCGAAACCAGCGAGCTGCTGACCGCAGCCGGCGCGGACGTCGTTACCGTCGACCCCCTGCGTGACGAGGCACTGCCCGAGCGGACCCGCGCTCTCGTCCTCGGCGGCGGCTTCCCCGAAGTGCATGCCGCCGACCTCACCGCCAATGCCGGGCTGCGCGCCGCGGTCGCCGCACTGGCCGCGTCGGGCGGCCGGGTCCACGCGGAGTGCGCCGGGCTGCTGTACCTCACCCGCGAGCTCGACGGTCACCCCATGTGCGGTGTCCTGTCGGCTCGGGCCCGGATGACCGACCGGCTCACCATCGGCTACCGGGAGGTCACCGGCCCCGACGGCGTCGTCGTGCGCGGCCACGAGTTCCACCGCACCGCCTGCGATCCGCCGGCCGGTCCCCGCCCGGCCTGGCGGCTGGCCGATGGCCGCGCAGAGGGGTTCCGGGACTCCGGCGTCGTCGCCTCCTACCTCCACGTGCATCCGGCCGGCTCCCCGCGGCTGGCCGCGGCGCTGGTGGGCGCCGCATGA
- the cobO gene encoding cob(I)yrinic acid a,c-diamide adenosyltransferase gives MPQGQPETVPEDGLTTRERRNRPLLVVHTGTGKGKSTAAFGLALRAWNQGWPIGVFQFVKSAKWRVGEEHALRVLGASGEGAPVSWHKMGEGWSWVQRDISSSEDAAREGWAQVKRDLAAETYQLYVLDEFTYPMKWGVVDVDEVVDVLGARPGTQHVVITGRDAAPALIAAADLVTEMTKIKHPMDNGQKGQRGIEW, from the coding sequence ATGCCCCAGGGCCAACCCGAGACGGTCCCCGAGGACGGACTCACCACCCGGGAGCGGCGCAACCGACCGTTGCTGGTGGTGCACACCGGAACCGGCAAAGGCAAGTCCACCGCGGCCTTCGGACTCGCGTTGCGGGCGTGGAACCAGGGCTGGCCGATCGGGGTGTTCCAGTTCGTCAAATCCGCCAAATGGCGGGTCGGCGAAGAACACGCCCTGCGGGTGTTGGGGGCCAGCGGCGAAGGTGCCCCGGTCAGCTGGCACAAGATGGGTGAAGGCTGGTCGTGGGTGCAGCGCGACATCTCCTCCTCCGAGGACGCGGCCCGTGAAGGCTGGGCGCAGGTCAAGCGAGACCTCGCCGCCGAGACCTACCAACTCTACGTTCTCGACGAGTTCACCTACCCGATGAAGTGGGGTGTGGTCGACGTCGACGAGGTCGTCGACGTCCTCGGCGCTCGTCCCGGCACCCAACATGTCGTCATCACCGGTCGCGATGCCGCCCCGGCACTGATCGCGGCCGCCGACCTGGTCACCGAGATGACCAAAATCAAACACCCGATGGACAATGGCCAGAAAGGTCAGCGGGGCATCGAATGGTGA